From one Triticum urartu cultivar G1812 chromosome 3, Tu2.1, whole genome shotgun sequence genomic stretch:
- the LOC125547148 gene encoding uncharacterized protein LOC125547148, whose amino-acid sequence MPAGKYNRDVRVGHGVPAVPVINYVRTEIKKAADESQSILEETPVGKGNDDGPLRAFLKRQARKLRRLSNLLGCRDPEIDEPSASRSGTPSDPSSHHQRDDVSSSYSYQDDEGAVTQEGDELDDDMTLADAQLRSPYVFKPRQPRRRYTPNDFENRGNPKVVVGTSRMASLDHEAEAEAEEEVQEEEARPSRKKKIACRRGTRNTRGGRH is encoded by the exons ATGCCCGCCG GGAAGTACAACAGAGATGTCAGGGTAGGGCACGGAGTCCCTGCTGTTCCGGTGATTAACTATGTG CGCACCGAGATCAAGAAAGCAGCTGATGAGAGCCAGTCTATTCTGGAGGAAACACCGGTTGGAAAAGGCAATGATGATGGTCCACTACGAGCATTCCTCAAG CGTCAGGCCAGGAAGTTAAGGCGGTTATCGAATCTTCTCGGTTGCCGTGATCCCGAAATTGATGAACCATCTGCCTCTAGGTCTGGTACACCATCAGACCCCTCATCTCACCATCAGAGGGACGATGTGAGTTCCTCATATTCTTATCAGGATGATGAGGGTGCGGTCACCCAAGAG GGCGATGAGCTTGATGATGACATGACTTTGGCGGACGCTCAACTTCGGTCCCCATATGTGTTCAAGCCTAGGCAGCCCAGACGCCGGTACACGCCCAACGACTTTGAAAACAGAGGCAACCCAAAGGTGGTCGTAGGGACCTCGCGGATGGCTAGCTTGGATCatgaggcggaggcggaggcggaggaggaagtgCAGGAAGAGGAGGCTCGTCCATCCAGGAAGAAGAAGATTGCCTGCAGGCGTGGCACCAGGAACACACGCGGCGGAAGGCATTAG